ATTCCGGCAAAGATGCCGTTGAGCAGGAACCCGGTTTTTAGGGAGGGGCTTTTCCCTTTCAAATCGAGTATCCACAGCGTGATAAATCCCCCGATGGCGATTTGTGAGAGGATGGTGAATAGGACAAGGGGCATTTCATTCATGATTTAACCCTCCTTGGAAATTGGATTGTAGGAATTGCAACCCGGTCTTCGGCAGGACGAAACGGGTGCTGGGGTGGGTGATGGACGGATCGGCATATCCGGGAACCCGATCCACCAGATCCCCCCTATTTTCCTTCTCCATATCTACGATCTCGATGGCTTCCATGGGGCATTTCAAAACACAGATGGGCAGTTCCCCTTTGTCTAGTCGCTCGAAGCAGAGACTGCACTTATCCGCCTTCTTCTTCACAGGATCGAACTGGGGCACACCGTAGGGACATGCTTTTATACACATCTTGCAGCCGATGCAGCGGTCCTGATGGTGGACGACGATGCCGTCTTCTCTTTTGGAGTAAGCGCCCACAGGACATGCCTTTTTACAAGCGGGGTCATCGCAGTGATTGCAGGCGGTGGAGAGGTAGGCACGCGTAGGTGCGCCGGTAATGGTTTCGGGCATTTCTTTAACCCTTCTCCGTACCATGCCCGGCTGAAGCCGGTAATAGCTCTTACAGGCGAGGGTACAGGCACTGCAGCCAATACAACGATCCATGTGGATGACAAATGCATACCGTTTACCCATTTTCTCTTCCTCCTTACGCCTTTTCAATCGTTACGAAATTGTCGTGAAAGGCGATGCCGGGCATCCCGGTTTGGAATCTTCCCATATCGGCAGGTATCGCTTTTACGGTGTAATTCACGTTGTAATCCTTTCCCTTGTACCAGGCCTCATAAACGGCAATGGTATCCATCGGCACGGTTTGGGTGATCTTGGCCGGGGCGATAAAGTAACCCAGGTCGTTATACACCTTCACGAAATCTCCTTCGCGAATCCCTTTTTCCCGGGCGAGAACGGGGTTCATCTCAACAAAAGGAGTATCATGTATGTTTTCCATCCAGTCCAGGTTTTGGAATTGACTGTGCAGTCCGTATTTCCAATGGGGCGAGATGAGGCGGATAGGGTATTCTTTCGGTTTTTTCATCTCTTCTACATAGACGGGGAGAGGATGGTTCCCAAACTGGACGGCTTTATCCGACCAGAATTCATATTTTCCCGATGGGGTGGTAAATTTCAGATCTTTCCATGCCGTTTCCATCCCGATGGCTTTCGCCGTCCCGTTTTTATAGAGATCCTTCCAGCTTGTCAAACCAAACATCTTGCAGATGTTATCGTTAAATTCTTTCCCTACCCATTCTTCCAGATCGCCGGAGGTGGGGTAGGTGCAGGAGCCCGGTTCAAGCTCATTTAGTTTCTTGGAAAGTCCCATAGCAATCTCCACATCGCTTTTCGTTTCGTGGAGGGGCTTAATCGCCTGCTGATTTAGGT
The DNA window shown above is from Thermicanus aegyptius DSM 12793 and carries:
- a CDS encoding 4Fe-4S dicluster domain-containing protein, producing MGKRYAFVIHMDRCIGCSACTLACKSYYRLQPGMVRRRVKEMPETITGAPTRAYLSTACNHCDDPACKKACPVGAYSKREDGIVVHHQDRCIGCKMCIKACPYGVPQFDPVKKKADKCSLCFERLDKGELPICVLKCPMEAIEIVDMEKENRGDLVDRVPGYADPSITHPSTRFVLPKTGLQFLQSNFQGGLNHE